In one window of Spirochaetaceae bacterium DNA:
- a CDS encoding NirD/YgiW/YdeI family stress tolerance protein encodes MKKIIILSLFVFLASGAGLIAQSGFTGPSNQSLNIPQSQNVSVQQAHSLANRARVILSGYIVRHARGEHYVFRDDSGEIEITINRQRWNGLQVSPSDLIEISGEVSAGRNRASFIKVEGIRLLP; translated from the coding sequence GTGAAAAAAATTATCATATTAAGTTTATTTGTCTTTTTAGCTTCAGGCGCCGGCTTAATAGCTCAATCGGGCTTTACAGGGCCATCAAACCAAAGCTTAAATATACCGCAAAGTCAAAATGTGAGTGTGCAGCAAGCGCACAGTTTAGCTAATCGGGCTCGTGTTATTTTAAGCGGTTATATCGTTCGTCATGCAAGGGGTGAGCACTATGTCTTTCGTGATGACAGCGGTGAAATTGAAATAACGATTAATCGTCAGCGTTGGAATGGCTTGCAGGTTAGCCCCAGCGATTTAATAGAGATTAGCGGCGAGGTATCCGCCGGACGCAACCGCGCCTCCTTTATTAAGGTAGAGGGTATCAGGCTACTACCGTAA
- a CDS encoding NirD/YgiW/YdeI family stress tolerance protein codes for MVKKILFLALFVLLIVSTNLTAQFGFGGSQVTVAQARTMRDESPVTLVGHIVRHIRGDYFLFRDDSGEIRIEIEPRRWGGLNVGPNDLVEITGEVDRNFIFPTYIEVRSIRLVQ; via the coding sequence ATGGTGAAGAAAATATTATTTTTAGCTTTATTTGTGCTTTTAATTGTGAGTACTAATTTAACGGCGCAATTTGGTTTTGGCGGCTCGCAAGTTACGGTGGCGCAGGCACGTACTATGCGTGATGAAAGCCCGGTTACCTTAGTTGGCCATATTGTGCGCCATATTAGAGGTGATTACTTTCTTTTTCGCGATGATAGCGGCGAAATTCGTATAGAGATTGAACCTCGCCGCTGGGGCGGCTTAAATGTTGGTCCAAACGATTTAGTAGAGATTACTGGTGAAGTTGACCGTAACTTTATCTTTCCTACCTATATAGAGGTAAGAAGCATTAGGTTAGTGCAGTAA